Proteins from one Poecile atricapillus isolate bPoeAtr1 chromosome 14, bPoeAtr1.hap1, whole genome shotgun sequence genomic window:
- the LITAFD gene encoding lITAF domain-containing protein — protein MSGEKQGPQVPVIVYEPRPEPSAPEFGQDGGYEYPSPPPYSYRESVTIEQPVYLVPQPPIIVAGIFSSKPTSTICPSCRQHITTQVTYRLGRLSYLLCTSLCMVGCCFGCCFVPLFVKLFKDADHYCPCCQFHIYRYKRL, from the exons ATGTCTGGGGAGAAGCAGGGCCCGCAGGTGCCGGTGATCGTGTACGAGCCGCGGCCCGAACCCTCGGCCCCGGAGTTCGGGCAGGACG ggGGCTACGAGTATCCTTCCCCCCCGCCCTACTCCTACCGAGAGAGCGTCACCATCGAGCAGCCCG TTTATTTGGTGCCCCAGCCTCCGATCATCGTCGCAGGGATCTTCTCCAGCAAACCAACCTCCACAATCTGTCCTTCCTGCCGCCAGCACATCACCACCCAGGTCACCTACAGACTGGGCAGGCTGTCCTACCTCCTGTGCACCAGCCTGTGCATGGTTGG GTGCTGCTTCGGATGCTGCTTCGTCCCTCTCTTTGTGAAGCTCTTCAAGGACGCAGATCATTACTGCCCATGCTGCCAATTTCACATTTATAGATACAAAAGACTATAG